The following are from one region of the Streptococcus sp. 1643 genome:
- the scpB gene encoding SMC-Scp complex subunit ScpB, which produces MSTLAEIEALLFVAGEDGIRVRQLAELLSLPPTGIQQSLEKLAQKYEKDQESSLSLIETGGAYRLVTKPQFAAILKEYSKAPINQSLSRAALETLSIIAYKQPITRIEIDAIRGVNSSGALAKLQAFDLIREDGKKEVLGRPNLYVTTDYFLDYMGINHLEELPVIDEREIQAQESQLFGERIEEDENQ; this is translated from the coding sequence ATGAGTACTTTAGCAGAAATAGAAGCGCTCTTGTTTGTGGCAGGTGAAGATGGGATTCGGGTTCGTCAGTTGGCTGAACTCCTCTCACTTCCACCGACAGGCATCCAACAGAGTTTAGAAAAATTAGCCCAGAAGTATGAAAAAGACCAAGAGTCGAGCTTGTCCCTGATCGAGACAGGTGGTGCATACAGATTGGTCACCAAACCTCAATTTGCAGCGATTTTGAAGGAATACTCCAAGGCACCCATCAACCAAAGTTTGTCTCGGGCTGCTCTTGAAACCTTGTCCATCATTGCCTACAAGCAACCGATTACCCGAATTGAGATTGATGCTATTCGTGGGGTCAATTCTAGTGGAGCTCTAGCTAAGCTACAAGCTTTTGACTTGATACGAGAAGATGGAAAAAAAGAAGTGTTGGGTCGTCCCAATCTCTATGTGACTACGGATTATTTCCTAGATTACATGGGAATTAACCATTTGGAAGAACTGCCAGTGATTGATGAGCGTGAGATTCAAGCTCAAGAGAGCCAATTATTTGGTGAAAGGATAGAAGAAGATGAGAATCAATAA
- the cbpB gene encoding cyclic-di-AMP-binding protein CbpB, which yields MIAKEFEAFLLEQEETFLTPAENLAALIDTHNADHAILVLSQITYTRIPVVTFDKRFVGTIGLRDILAYQMEQGLTDEQMATTDIVHMTKTDVAVVAPDYNITEVLHKLVDEPFLPVVDGEGIFQGIITRKSILKAVNALLHDFSKEYEIRCK from the coding sequence ATGATTGCCAAGGAATTTGAAGCATTTTTATTGGAGCAGGAAGAGACTTTTCTTACCCCTGCTGAGAATCTAGCAGCTTTGATTGATACCCATAATGCCGATCATGCGATTTTGGTGTTGAGCCAAATCACTTATACCCGTATCCCTGTTGTGACTTTTGACAAACGCTTTGTCGGAACCATTGGTCTGAGAGACATTTTGGCTTATCAAATGGAGCAAGGTTTGACGGATGAGCAGATGGCAACGACAGATATCGTCCATATGACCAAGACGGATGTGGCAGTTGTCGCTCCAGACTATAACATCACAGAGGTCCTCCATAAACTGGTAGATGAACCCTTCTTGCCAGTCGTAGATGGTGAAGGAATTTTCCAAGGAATCATCACGCGCAAGTCTATCCTTAAGGCTGTCAATGCTCTCTTACATGACTTTAGTAAGGAATATGAGATTCGATGCAAATGA
- the xerD gene encoding site-specific tyrosine recombinase XerD, which produces MRDRISAFLEEKQGLSANSKQSYKYDLEQFLDIVGDRISETSLKIYQAQLANLKISAQKRKLSACNQFLYFLYRKGEVDSFYRLELAKQAEKKTEKPEILDLDSFWQESNYPEGRLLALLILEIGLLPSEILALKVADINLDFQVLRINKASQQRIVAIPRTLLSELEPLMGQTYLFERSGKTYSRQWAFRQLESFVKEKGFPELSAQALREQFILRQIENKVDLYEIAKKLGLKTVLTLEKYR; this is translated from the coding sequence ATGAGAGATAGGATTTCAGCCTTTTTAGAGGAAAAACAGGGCTTGTCTGCCAATTCCAAGCAGTCCTATAAGTATGATCTGGAGCAATTTTTAGACATTGTAGGTGATCGGATCTCTGAGACCAGTCTTAAGATTTACCAAGCCCAGCTAGCCAATCTAAAAATCAGCGCCCAGAAGCGAAAACTTTCGGCCTGCAACCAATTTCTCTACTTTCTCTATCGAAAAGGAGAAGTGGACAGTTTTTACCGTCTGGAATTAGCCAAACAAGCTGAAAAGAAGACTGAAAAGCCAGAGATTCTAGACCTAGACTCTTTTTGGCAGGAAAGTAATTATCCAGAAGGACGCTTGCTGGCGCTTCTTATCTTGGAAATAGGGCTCTTACCAAGTGAGATTTTAGCCCTCAAGGTTGCAGATATCAATCTGGATTTTCAGGTGTTGCGAATTAATAAGGCTTCCCAACAGAGGATTGTAGCCATTCCTAGGACCTTGCTTTCAGAATTGGAACCCTTGATGGGGCAGACCTATCTCTTTGAAAGGAGTGGGAAAACCTATTCTCGTCAGTGGGCCTTTCGTCAGCTGGAGTCCTTTGTCAAGGAGAAAGGTTTCCCAGAACTATCAGCCCAAGCCCTACGGGAACAGTTCATTCTAAGACAGATAGAAAACAAGGTCGATTTGTACGAAATTGCAAAAAAATTAGGATTAAAAACAGTCCTGACCTTAGAAAAATATAGATAA
- a CDS encoding segregation/condensation protein A, with amino-acid sequence MDIKLKDFEGPLDLLLHLVSRYQMDIYDVPITEVIEQYLAYVSTLQAMRLEVTGEYMVMASQLMLIKSRKLLPKVAEVTDLEDDLEQDLLSQIEEYRKFKLLGEHLEAKHQDRAQYYSKAPTELIYEDAELVHDKTTIDLFLAFSNILAKKKEEFAQNHTTILRDEYKIEDMMVIVKESLTGRDQLRLQDLFKEAQNVQEVITLFLATLELIKTQELILVQEKSFGDIYLMEKKEENQEAQS; translated from the coding sequence ATGGATATTAAATTAAAAGATTTTGAAGGGCCCCTGGACCTGCTCTTGCACTTGGTTTCTAGGTACCAGATGGATATCTACGATGTGCCTATTACAGAAGTTATCGAACAGTATCTAGCCTATGTCTCAACTCTGCAGGCCATGCGTCTGGAAGTGACGGGCGAGTATATGGTCATGGCTAGTCAGCTCATGCTAATCAAGAGTCGCAAGCTCTTACCAAAGGTAGCAGAAGTGACAGACTTAGAGGATGACCTGGAGCAGGACCTTCTCTCTCAAATCGAAGAATACCGCAAGTTCAAACTCTTGGGTGAGCACTTGGAGGCTAAGCACCAAGATCGGGCCCAGTACTATTCCAAAGCGCCAACAGAGTTGATTTACGAGGATGCGGAGCTTGTACATGACAAGACGACCATTGACCTCTTTTTGGCTTTTTCAAATATCCTAGCCAAGAAAAAAGAGGAATTCGCTCAGAATCACACGACCATCTTGCGGGATGAGTATAAGATTGAGGACATGATGGTCATCGTAAAAGAGTCCTTGACTGGACGAGACCAGTTGCGCTTGCAGGATTTGTTCAAGGAAGCCCAGAATGTCCAAGAGGTTATTACCCTCTTTTTGGCAACCCTAGAGTTAATCAAAACCCAGGAATTAATCCTCGTGCAAGAGAAGAGTTTCGGAGATATCTATCTCATGGAAAAGAAGGAAGAAAATCAAGAGGCACAAAGCTAG